A stretch of Polypterus senegalus isolate Bchr_013 chromosome 5, ASM1683550v1, whole genome shotgun sequence DNA encodes these proteins:
- the LOC120529718 gene encoding aerolysin-like protein, translating into MWLSSVFSSLVCLCMYSSINTNRFLAESKMVLPVHIIGFKEGGEPFDFTGYNTGALLEKIAVWDGESQIKGMKIWLTNGETKQFGYQYYRPPTEFKFQPGELFTSLSLWANKDETRLGAILFKTNKNREFFAGMTRWEVNVEFRVDVGSGVCLGVIGRSGSEIDALGFMFLNSIKSIVMKNVEYTTLHKVIPCVTVEEIKSMTYKNKLTVEQQYTLDTTKKITKKSSWSVTNSLESSFNVSVQAGIPEVIKVNHQLRFKLGSISTYELEKTEEKTEPLSYVIKVPPGKTMTINITIGKVNMYLPYKATVIVTGTDGSTYHYIKTGTYYGITYTDAKAIIKESKKQLD; encoded by the exons ATGTGGCTATCTTCAGTTTTTTCGTCGTTGGTGTGCCTGTGTATGTATTCATCTATCAACACGAACAG GTTTCTAGCAGAAAGTAAGATGGTCTTGCCAGTGCATATCATAGGATTCAAAGAAGGAGGGGAACCTTTTGACTTCACTGGGTACAATACTGGTGCTCTGTTGGAGAAGATTGCTGTGTGGGATGGTGAATCACAAATAAAAGGCATGAAAATCTGGCTCACTAATGGAGAAACTAAACAATTTGGATATCAATATTATAGGCCTCCCACTGAATTTAAATTTCAGCCAGGAGAACTCTTTACTTCTCTCTCGCTTTGGGCGAATAAAGATGAGACACGACTAGGAGCCATCCTgttcaaaaccaataaaaacagagAGTTCTTTGCTGGGATGACTCGGTGGGAAGTGAATGTTGAATTTCGAGTTGATGTTGGTTCTGGTGTCTGTCTGGGAGTAATAGGCAGATCAGGATCAGAAATTGATGCTTTAGGCTTCATGTTCCTTAACTCCATCAAATCCATTGTGATGAAGAATGTTGAATACACAACTCTACACAAAGTCATTCCCTGTGTgactgtggaagaaattaaatccaTGACTTACAAAAACAAACTAACAGTTGAACAACAGTACACACTGGACACCAccaaaaaaatcaccaaaaaatCATCTTGGTCTGTCACCAACAGCCTGGAATCCTCCTTTAATGTTTCTGTCCAAGCTGGTATTCCAGAAGTGATTAAGGTAAATCATCAGTTACGTTTCAAGTTGGGCAGCATCTCTACCTATGAATTAGAAaaaactgaagagaaaactgaGCCTCTGTCCTATGTTATCAAGGTTCCTCCTGGGAAAACAATGACTATTAATATCACCATTGGCAAAGTAAATATGTATCTGCCATACAAGGCAACTGTTATAGTGACTGGTACTGATGGCAGCACTTACCACTATATCAAAACTGGCACCTATTATGGAATCACTTACACTGATGCAAAAGCCATCATAAAGGAGTCCAAGAAGCAGCTTGACTGA
- the LOC120529720 gene encoding aerolysin-like protein, which produces MWLSSVFSSLVCICMYSSINRFLAESKMVLPVHIIGFKEGGEPFDFTGYKTGALLEKIAVWAGESQIKGMKIWLTNGETKQFGYQYYYRPPTEFTFQPGEFFTSLSLWANKDETRLGAILFKTNKNREFLARMTRWEVNFEFRVDVGSGVCLGVIGRSGWEIDALGFMFLNSIKSIVMKNVEYTTLHKVNPSVTVEEIKSMTYKNNLKVEQQYTLDTSTKITKKSSWSVTNSLESSFNVSVQAGIPEVVEINRRFRFKLGNISTYELENTEEKTEPLSYVIKVPPGKTMNINITIGKVDMYLPYKATVIVTGTDGSTYHYIKTGTYNGITYTDAKAIIKKSKKQLD; this is translated from the coding sequence GTTTCTAGCAGAAAGTAAGATGGTCTTGCCAGTGCATATCATAGGATTCAAAGAAGGAGGGGAGCCTTTTGACTTCACTGGGTACAAAACTGGTGCTCTGTTGGAGAAGATTGCTGTATGGGCTGGTGAATCACAAATAAAAGGCATGAAAATCTGGCTCACTAATGGAGAAACTAAACAATTTGGATATCAATATTATTATAGGCCTCCCACTGAATTTACATTTCAGCCAGGAGAGTTCTTTACTTCTCTCTCACTTTGGGCGAATAAAGATGAGACACGACTAGGAGCCATCCTgttcaaaaccaataaaaacagagAGTTCCTTGCTAGGATGACTCGGTGGGAAGTGAACTTTGAATTTCGAGTTGATGTTGGTTCTGGTGTCTGTCTGGGAGTAATAGGCAGATCAGGATGGGAAATTGATGCTTTAGGCTTCATGTTCCTTAACTCCATCAAATCCATTGTGATGAAGAATGTTGAATACACAACTCTACACAAAGTCAATCCATCTGTgactgtggaagaaattaaatccatgacttacaaaaataatctaaaaGTTGAACAACAGTACACACTGGACACCTCCACAAAAATCACCAAAAAGTCATCTTGGTCTGTCACCAACAGCCTGGAATCCTCCTTCAATGTTTCTGTCCAAGCTGGTATTCCGGAAGTAGTTGAGATAAATCGTCGGTTTCGTTTCAAGTTGGGCAACATCTCTACCTATGAATTAGAAAACACTGAAGAGAAAACTGAGCCTCTGTCCTATGTTATCAAGGTTCCTCCTGGGAAAACAATGAATATTAATATCACCATTGGCAAAGTAGATATGTATCTGCCATACAAGGCAACTGTTATAGTGACTGGTACTGATGGCAGCACTTACCACTATATCAAAACTGGCACCTATAATGGAATCACTTACACTGATGCAAAAGCCATCATAAAGAAGTCCAAGAAGCAACTTGACTGA